One genomic window of Deinococcus sp. QL22 includes the following:
- a CDS encoding amidohydrolase family protein, protein MSAGIWIKGGMLIDGTGTPGRLADLLIEGERIARISGPGGPAPAGAEVVDATGLTVAPGFIDVMSHSVSTLLHDGLSVSKVIQGVTTEIMGEGWTPAPAVAGEAHGFPIHGLPGEDTAWIERSKGWTRFGDWLSAQEQVGAAVNFGSFIGGATVRMSGRGHAEGSSSPDQIAQMRRVVREAMEDGAFGLATALIYPPGSYASTDELASLCEEVAAFGGIYITHMRSESAAILDGLEEALEITGRSGARLHLYHLKAAGEAAWPKMERLIERVNAERAAGRDIYADMYLYTAGGTGLAALAPPWASEGDQLVERLRDPQSRAAIRQAILEPDGTWEPLGSLAGPAGAFPVGLKLPEHRAYIGKSLADIAAARGQDWIDAALDLIVLEPERVGCLLHLMTEENIERQLLEPWVMLGSDAAGYDPALQPDGGTTGHPRAMGNFARLLAHYVRERGVLTLEDAVHRMTGLPAGHLRLTDRGELRAGAFADVVVFDPATIQDRATYADAGQLSTGVRDVWVNGVRVLRDGQHTRALPGHRLSGSQQRSPQ, encoded by the coding sequence GTGAGCGCGGGGATCTGGATCAAGGGCGGCATGCTGATCGACGGCACTGGCACCCCCGGACGCCTGGCCGACCTGCTAATCGAAGGTGAGCGCATTGCCCGGATCAGCGGCCCCGGCGGCCCTGCACCCGCTGGGGCCGAGGTGGTGGACGCCACAGGCCTGACGGTGGCCCCCGGCTTCATCGACGTGATGAGCCACTCGGTGTCCACGCTGCTGCACGACGGCCTGAGCGTGAGCAAAGTCATTCAGGGCGTGACCACTGAAATAATGGGCGAGGGCTGGACTCCGGCCCCGGCCGTGGCGGGCGAGGCCCACGGCTTCCCCATCCACGGCCTGCCCGGAGAAGACACGGCGTGGATCGAGCGTTCCAAGGGCTGGACGCGCTTCGGCGACTGGCTAAGTGCCCAAGAACAGGTGGGCGCGGCGGTCAACTTCGGCTCGTTCATCGGCGGCGCAACTGTGAGAATGTCAGGCCGGGGGCACGCTGAGGGAAGCAGTTCCCCCGATCAGATCGCGCAGATGCGCCGGGTGGTCCGCGAAGCGATGGAGGACGGCGCTTTTGGACTGGCCACCGCACTGATCTATCCGCCTGGCAGTTACGCCAGCACCGATGAACTCGCCTCGCTGTGCGAGGAAGTCGCGGCGTTCGGTGGCATCTACATCACCCACATGCGTTCCGAAAGTGCCGCCATTCTGGACGGGCTGGAAGAAGCGCTCGAGATCACCGGGCGCAGCGGGGCGCGGCTGCATCTGTATCACCTGAAGGCGGCGGGCGAGGCGGCCTGGCCCAAGATGGAGCGGCTGATAGAGCGGGTGAATGCCGAGCGGGCGGCGGGCCGGGACATCTACGCCGATATGTACCTGTACACCGCCGGGGGCACGGGGTTGGCGGCCCTCGCGCCGCCCTGGGCCAGCGAGGGCGACCAGTTGGTGGAGCGCCTGCGTGACCCGCAGTCCCGCGCCGCCATTCGGCAGGCCATTCTGGAGCCGGACGGCACCTGGGAGCCGCTGGGCAGCCTCGCCGGGCCAGCCGGAGCCTTCCCAGTGGGCCTGAAACTGCCCGAACACCGGGCCTACATCGGCAAATCGTTGGCCGACATTGCCGCGGCGCGGGGGCAGGACTGGATCGACGCGGCCCTTGATCTGATCGTGCTGGAGCCGGAGCGCGTGGGCTGCTTGCTGCACCTGATGACCGAAGAAAACATCGAGCGCCAACTGCTGGAACCCTGGGTCATGCTGGGATCGGACGCGGCGGGCTACGACCCGGCCCTGCAACCTGATGGCGGCACCACCGGACACCCCAGAGCGATGGGGAATTTTGCCCGCCTGCTGGCCCACTATGTGCGGGAACGCGGCGTGCTGACCCTGGAAGACGCCGTACACCGCATGACCGGACTGCCCGCTGGGCACCTGCGCCTGACAGACCGGGGCGAACTGCGGGCGGGGGCGTTTGCCGATGTGGTGGTCTTTGACCCGGCCACCATTCAAGACCGGGCCACCTATGCCGATGCGGGCCAACTCTCTACCGGCGTGCGTGACGTGTGGGTCAACGGGGTACGTGTGTTGCGGGACGGTCAACATACCCGCGCCCTGCCCGGTCACCGTCTTT
- a CDS encoding serine hydrolase: MTDTTSTTTLAAAFEQEAKRLLEEYRIPGVTLGLLTPDGDHFVNLGVTSLENPLPINSDTIFQIGSTTKTITSLTCSVLVAQGKLDLDVPVRTYLPEFKLKDESVASLLTVRDVLTHQGGFQGDLFEDTGEGDDAVAKVLNILAESPQVVPLRGHWSYNNAGFYVAGRVIETITGKTFEAAVTELVLKPLGMDHTLFFPGEIMTHRFATGHNKIKGEMVTQRPWMMMRSAAPAGSSCSSTVSDMAKYAHYIMSGTMPEPAAATPEASGDQQEGAEPSTLSGLDRTHLWNPVRSVGVGLNSFPGEEGQVGQSWFIDQHPGALIISHGGTTIGHQSDFWVSPDRKVGFIAMANASNGHAYNRQLSDWVKRELLGLTKPEREEVKLNVDTLEAFAGTYDIVGQPHKIEASVEDGKVMLVIPDTTAGGTQTLSLRFVAPESAVVVGGDADGLGVEFLTGGGEVEFMRFGARLYPRERAGTASLPVDAL, from the coding sequence ATGACCGACACAACAAGCACCACCACACTTGCCGCCGCCTTCGAGCAGGAGGCCAAGCGCCTGCTCGAGGAGTACAGGATTCCCGGCGTCACACTGGGCCTGCTGACGCCGGACGGCGATCACTTCGTCAACCTGGGCGTGACCAGTCTGGAAAACCCGCTGCCGATCAATTCCGACACCATCTTTCAGATCGGCAGCACCACCAAGACCATCACCTCGCTGACCTGCTCGGTGCTGGTGGCGCAGGGCAAGCTAGATCTGGACGTGCCGGTGCGGACCTACCTGCCGGAGTTCAAGCTGAAAGATGAGTCGGTCGCCTCGCTTCTCACGGTCCGCGATGTCTTGACCCATCAGGGCGGGTTTCAGGGCGATCTGTTCGAGGACACCGGTGAGGGCGACGATGCGGTGGCCAAGGTGCTGAACATTCTGGCCGAGTCGCCGCAGGTGGTGCCGCTGCGGGGCCACTGGAGCTACAACAATGCTGGGTTCTACGTGGCTGGACGGGTCATCGAGACGATCACGGGCAAGACGTTCGAAGCAGCCGTGACCGAACTGGTCCTGAAGCCCTTGGGAATGGACCACACCCTGTTTTTTCCCGGCGAGATCATGACCCACCGCTTTGCCACCGGACACAACAAGATCAAGGGGGAGATGGTCACTCAGCGCCCCTGGATGATGATGCGCTCGGCCGCTCCGGCAGGGAGCAGCTGCTCGTCTACTGTCAGCGATATGGCGAAGTACGCCCACTACATCATGTCGGGAACGATGCCGGAACCCGCCGCGGCCACACCCGAGGCATCAGGCGATCAGCAGGAGGGGGCCGAACCCTCCACGCTGAGCGGTCTGGACCGCACGCATCTCTGGAATCCGGTCCGGTCTGTCGGCGTCGGCCTCAATTCATTTCCGGGCGAGGAAGGCCAGGTGGGTCAGAGTTGGTTCATCGACCAGCACCCCGGAGCCCTGATCATCAGTCACGGCGGCACCACGATCGGCCACCAGTCCGACTTCTGGGTTTCGCCGGACCGCAAAGTGGGCTTTATCGCCATGGCCAATGCAAGCAACGGCCATGCCTACAACCGTCAACTCAGCGACTGGGTCAAGCGCGAGCTGCTGGGCCTGACCAAACCGGAGCGTGAGGAGGTGAAGCTGAATGTGGACACACTTGAAGCCTTCGCGGGAACCTACGACATTGTGGGTCAGCCGCACAAGATCGAGGCCAGCGTTGAGGACGGCAAAGTTATGCTGGTCATCCCCGATACCACGGCGGGCGGCACCCAGACCCTCTCACTGCGCTTTGTCGCTCCAGAGTCCGCCGTCGTGGTGGGCGGGGACGCTGACGGACTGGGTGTAGAGTTTCTGACTGGCGGGGGCGAGGTGGAATTCATGCGCTTTGGTGCCCGGCTCTACCCGCGTGAACGTGCTGGCACGGCCAGTCTGCCGGTCGACGCCTTGTGA
- a CDS encoding ABC transporter substrate-binding protein — protein sequence MKRFIVPLTLALASSALATPKDALVYQIASATASVEPAQAVATFDVLPVQQMFEGLYLDNFGKYEPLLATTFTQSRDGKTTTFTLRKGVKFHDGSTMTCSDAEYSVRRTLLVGSETSLAAQIRANLLSIPGFTPEVKKTYTFAKLSNMVKCSAAGQLVLTLDRNVPSLLDSIAQVYIVPMKTLVAGGDWSGTARDFGAFLGKDVSNSVLAQKPVGTGAYQFVARDPSRFVLRGFAQYWGGAPALKNVILQKVDSDTARVLALQKGDADIAVIPDRDTLGKLKGSPGVKVYEDLPTRNLTGVVLFNQNIKDDKLLPAGQLAENNVPANFFSDIHVRKGFAALFDTKTYTRDALQGFGLARNTTLPTNNWAEDKTLKPPAYNLKVAEAELKQAFGGKLWTTGFTVPLSTFGGSGISQVVAGIFKENIEKLNPKFHATISTVELSAANAALLGGKLPFSALTWGGADPDTNLRGLYSSGGILAAATNIKDPRMEKMLDTARDAVGQNARKPLYKSLLTYLNAQTYAFPLPQPLIFAATSSTLKGYENFNRTNLLRVLSK from the coding sequence ATGAAACGTTTCATCGTTCCGTTGACCCTGGCTCTCGCTTCAAGCGCGCTGGCCACGCCCAAAGACGCCCTGGTGTACCAGATCGCCTCGGCCACGGCCAGCGTGGAGCCCGCTCAGGCTGTCGCGACCTTTGACGTATTACCCGTCCAGCAGATGTTCGAGGGGTTGTACCTCGACAACTTCGGCAAGTACGAACCGCTGCTCGCCACCACCTTCACCCAGAGCAGGGACGGCAAGACCACCACATTCACGCTGCGCAAAGGGGTCAAGTTTCACGACGGCTCGACCATGACCTGCTCGGATGCCGAGTACTCGGTGCGCCGCACGCTGCTGGTCGGCAGTGAAACCTCACTGGCCGCGCAGATTCGTGCCAACCTGCTGAGCATCCCCGGCTTCACGCCCGAGGTCAAGAAGACCTATACCTTCGCCAAGCTGTCGAACATGGTGAAGTGCAGCGCGGCGGGGCAACTGGTCCTGACGCTGGACCGCAATGTGCCCAGCCTGCTGGATTCCATTGCGCAGGTGTACATCGTGCCGATGAAGACGCTGGTGGCGGGCGGCGACTGGAGCGGTACGGCCAGGGACTTCGGCGCGTTTCTGGGCAAAGACGTGTCCAACTCTGTGCTGGCGCAAAAGCCCGTCGGCACCGGGGCCTACCAGTTTGTGGCGCGCGATCCCAGCCGGTTCGTGCTGAGGGGCTTCGCGCAGTACTGGGGCGGCGCCCCGGCACTGAAAAACGTGATTCTGCAAAAGGTGGACAGTGACACCGCCCGCGTGCTGGCCCTGCAAAAGGGCGACGCCGATATCGCTGTGATTCCTGACCGTGACACGCTGGGAAAACTCAAGGGAAGTCCGGGCGTGAAAGTGTACGAGGATCTGCCGACCCGGAACCTGACCGGCGTGGTGCTCTTCAACCAGAACATCAAAGACGACAAGTTGCTGCCTGCCGGTCAACTGGCCGAGAACAACGTCCCCGCCAACTTCTTCAGCGATATTCATGTTCGAAAAGGCTTCGCGGCGCTCTTCGACACCAAGACCTACACCCGCGACGCCTTGCAGGGGTTCGGCCTGGCCCGCAACACCACCCTGCCCACCAACAACTGGGCCGAGGACAAGACCCTGAAACCCCCCGCTTACAACCTCAAGGTCGCCGAGGCCGAGTTGAAGCAGGCCTTTGGGGGTAAGCTTTGGACCACCGGCTTCACGGTGCCGCTGTCGACCTTTGGCGGCAGCGGGATCTCGCAGGTGGTGGCGGGGATCTTCAAGGAGAACATCGAGAAGCTCAACCCCAAATTCCACGCGACCATCAGCACCGTGGAACTGAGCGCCGCCAACGCCGCGCTGCTGGGCGGCAAGTTGCCGTTCAGCGCCCTGACCTGGGGCGGCGCGGACCCGGACACCAACCTGCGCGGCCTGTACAGCTCCGGCGGCATCCTCGCTGCGGCCACCAACATCAAAGATCCCCGAATGGAGAAGATGCTGGACACCGCCCGTGACGCCGTGGGCCAGAACGCCCGCAAGCCACTCTACAAGTCGCTGCTGACCTACCTGAACGCGCAAACGTACGCCTTCCCGCTGCCGCAGCCGCTGATCTTCGCCGCCACCTCCTCAACGCTCAAGGGCTACGAGAATTTCAACAGGACCAACCTGCTCCGCGTGCTGAGCAAGTAG
- a CDS encoding ABC transporter permease has protein sequence MTSVSGGEVRAAHVKARGGFGARLFRHNRLARVGAVLVTLFLLVALFAPVLAPPQGNCRRALGMEGTQTVPGPLAYLREVVATPGACLQMPREGFAARPNPPAPDAPLGRVNGYDIRYGLVWGTRTAIFLGLTVLAITVTIGSLVGLTAGFLGGAVDNLLMRLTDVIFAFPALVLVLVLVAALGPGLLNIIIALSLVSWAGLARVVRSEVLRLRELEFAAAAQSLGASRARVALRHVLPNAIGPLLTIVVLEMGSLPIVAGTLSFLGLGTPLGYADWGQLIALAQKWIQGPPGEPFAYWYVTLFPGLCIFAYSLGWSLLGDSLAEALDPRNR, from the coding sequence GTGACCAGCGTGAGCGGGGGCGAGGTGCGCGCGGCCCATGTGAAGGCCAGGGGCGGCTTCGGGGCCAGGCTGTTTCGCCACAACCGGCTGGCCCGTGTGGGAGCGGTGCTGGTGACCCTGTTCCTGCTGGTGGCGCTGTTCGCCCCGGTGCTGGCCCCGCCGCAGGGCAACTGCCGCCGGGCGCTGGGCATGGAGGGAACCCAGACGGTGCCCGGCCCGCTGGCCTACCTGCGCGAGGTGGTGGCGACGCCCGGTGCTTGCCTCCAGATGCCGCGCGAGGGCTTTGCGGCCCGGCCCAATCCACCGGCCCCCGACGCACCGCTGGGGCGCGTAAACGGCTACGACATCCGTTACGGCCTGGTGTGGGGCACGCGCACCGCCATCTTCCTGGGCCTGACCGTGCTGGCCATCACCGTGACCATCGGCTCGCTGGTGGGCCTGACCGCCGGCTTCCTGGGCGGCGCGGTCGACAACCTGCTGATGCGCCTGACCGACGTGATCTTCGCCTTTCCCGCGCTGGTGCTGGTGCTGGTGCTGGTGGCCGCGCTGGGGCCGGGGCTGCTGAACATCATCATCGCCCTGAGCCTGGTGTCGTGGGCGGGGCTGGCGCGCGTGGTTCGCTCCGAGGTGTTGCGGCTGCGGGAACTGGAGTTCGCGGCGGCGGCGCAGAGCCTGGGGGCCAGCCGCGCGCGCGTCGCCCTGCGGCATGTGCTTCCCAACGCCATCGGGCCGCTGCTCACCATCGTGGTGCTGGAAATGGGCAGCCTGCCCATCGTGGCCGGAACGCTGTCCTTTCTGGGCCTGGGCACGCCGCTGGGCTACGCCGACTGGGGGCAACTGATCGCCCTGGCCCAGAAATGGATTCAGGGGCCGCCCGGCGAGCCCTTCGCGTACTGGTACGTCACCCTCTTTCCGGGCCTGTGCATCTTCGCCTACAGCCTGGGCTGGAGCCTGCTGGGTGACAGCCTGGCCGAGGCCCTGGATCCCCGGAACCGCTGA